Proteins from a genomic interval of Myxococcales bacterium:
- the ppdK gene encoding pyruvate, phosphate dikinase, producing MSSVSKDKSPSSKKSSSKSASAAPAKNGAQNGAKHAARANGAKRAAGKPKATKPGATASSLKAEAQKLSKTVKKTVTKEVKKLGASVRASAEKISTAVKVKAGKRIFFFGNGKAEGNKEMKNLLGGKGANLAEMTNIGVPVPPGFTITTDVCVEFMANGRKFPKGLEDDVKKNVALVEKSLGKKFGDPKNPLLFSVRSGARASMPGMMDTILNLGLNDEVAAGLAKASGNERFAYDSYRRFVAMYGDVVLDLKPENKEDIDPFEELLHRKKNAVGAKNDSDLSAQDLKELVADFKAEIKKRKGVDFPQDPHEQLAGAIRAVFNSWENPRANAYRKLNHIPASWGTAVNVQAMVFGNKGEKSATGVCFTRDPASGENVFYGEFLINAQGEDVVAGTRTPAKIVELEKSFPKAYKQLYDIRKKLEKHYRDMQDIEFTIEDSKLFMLQCRSGKRTGLASVRIAVEMVEEKLIKKEDAVLRVEPEALNQLLRPVFQPAAKVQAVKEGRLLAKGLPAGPGAATGRIVFFAEDAVEWAAKGEAVILCRHETSPEDISGMHAAEGFLTSFGGMTSHAALVARQMGKVAIVGCDAVSFDYRARTMTVESGKGSTKVFKQGDWVSLDGFAGEVLEGRVDTTPSEVIRVLIEKDLEPKKAPLFQQYAKLLSWADGFRKLQVRTNADQPDQAEAAVAFGAQGIGLCRTEHMFFGEGKIEPMREMIVAETEEERRAALDKLLPLQREDFAGLFRAMGKLPVTVRTLDPPLHEFLPHDEAGQKELAKISGKSLEQIKSRVADLHESNPMLGHRGCRLGISYPEITEMQARAIFEAACDVADEGIDVVPEIMIPLVGTKKELDLQTDLVHEIAKEVFKARGRKVKYLVGTMIEVPRAAVTADKIAETAQFFSFGTNDLTQTAFGLSRDDTAKVLATYKDKDIYAVDPFVSVDREGVGALMRMAVELGKKTRPDIKLGICGEQGGDPSSVEFCHQLGLNYVSCSPYRLPIARLAAAQAALKEAKR from the coding sequence ATGTCATCCGTCAGCAAAGACAAGTCTCCCTCGTCGAAAAAGTCCTCGTCCAAATCCGCCTCGGCGGCTCCTGCCAAGAATGGTGCCCAAAACGGCGCCAAGCACGCTGCCCGCGCCAACGGCGCCAAGCGTGCCGCAGGCAAGCCGAAGGCCACGAAGCCGGGCGCAACCGCCAGCTCGTTGAAGGCCGAGGCCCAGAAGCTCTCCAAGACCGTCAAGAAGACGGTCACGAAGGAGGTCAAGAAGCTCGGCGCTTCCGTTCGCGCCAGCGCTGAAAAGATCTCGACTGCGGTCAAGGTCAAAGCCGGCAAGCGCATCTTCTTCTTCGGAAACGGAAAGGCCGAGGGCAACAAGGAGATGAAGAATCTCCTCGGCGGCAAGGGAGCCAACCTCGCCGAGATGACCAACATCGGAGTCCCGGTTCCTCCCGGTTTCACGATTACCACCGACGTGTGCGTCGAGTTCATGGCGAACGGTCGGAAGTTCCCGAAGGGACTCGAAGATGACGTGAAGAAGAACGTCGCCCTCGTGGAGAAGTCGCTCGGCAAGAAGTTCGGCGACCCCAAGAACCCCTTGCTCTTCTCGGTCCGGTCGGGCGCCCGCGCCTCCATGCCCGGCATGATGGACACCATTTTGAACCTGGGTCTCAATGACGAGGTGGCGGCAGGCCTCGCCAAGGCTTCGGGTAACGAGCGCTTCGCCTACGACAGCTACCGTCGCTTCGTTGCCATGTACGGTGACGTCGTCCTGGACCTCAAGCCCGAGAACAAGGAAGACATCGACCCATTCGAGGAGTTGCTGCACCGCAAAAAGAACGCGGTGGGTGCCAAAAACGACTCCGACCTGTCGGCACAGGACCTGAAAGAGCTCGTCGCTGACTTCAAGGCCGAGATCAAGAAGCGCAAGGGCGTCGACTTCCCTCAAGATCCCCACGAGCAGCTGGCGGGTGCCATCCGGGCCGTGTTCAATTCATGGGAGAACCCTCGCGCCAACGCGTACCGCAAGCTCAACCACATCCCCGCAAGCTGGGGAACTGCCGTCAACGTGCAGGCGATGGTCTTTGGCAACAAGGGAGAGAAGAGCGCTACGGGCGTGTGCTTCACCCGTGACCCTGCGAGCGGGGAGAACGTCTTTTACGGCGAGTTCTTGATCAACGCCCAGGGCGAAGACGTGGTGGCCGGCACCCGGACGCCCGCCAAGATCGTTGAGCTCGAGAAGTCTTTTCCGAAGGCCTACAAGCAGCTCTACGACATCCGCAAGAAGCTGGAAAAGCACTACCGCGACATGCAGGACATCGAGTTCACCATCGAAGACAGCAAGCTCTTCATGCTCCAGTGCCGCAGCGGCAAGCGGACCGGCCTTGCCAGCGTGCGGATCGCCGTCGAGATGGTGGAGGAGAAGCTGATCAAGAAGGAAGACGCCGTTCTGCGTGTGGAGCCTGAGGCTCTGAACCAGCTGCTTCGTCCCGTATTCCAGCCCGCCGCAAAGGTTCAGGCCGTCAAAGAGGGGCGTCTCTTGGCCAAGGGCTTGCCTGCGGGGCCCGGTGCCGCCACGGGCCGCATCGTCTTCTTTGCCGAGGATGCGGTGGAGTGGGCCGCCAAGGGCGAAGCCGTCATCCTTTGCCGGCACGAGACCTCTCCGGAGGACATTAGTGGCATGCACGCCGCGGAGGGCTTCTTGACGTCCTTCGGTGGCATGACCTCCCACGCCGCACTCGTGGCGCGGCAGATGGGCAAGGTGGCCATCGTGGGCTGCGACGCCGTCAGCTTCGACTATCGCGCCCGCACCATGACGGTCGAGTCGGGTAAAGGCAGCACCAAGGTCTTCAAGCAGGGCGACTGGGTCTCGCTCGACGGATTCGCCGGCGAAGTGCTGGAGGGACGGGTCGACACCACGCCTTCCGAGGTGATTCGGGTCCTCATCGAGAAGGACTTGGAGCCCAAGAAGGCGCCGCTGTTCCAGCAGTACGCCAAGCTCCTGTCCTGGGCGGACGGATTCCGCAAGCTGCAAGTCAGGACGAATGCCGACCAGCCGGACCAGGCTGAAGCGGCTGTGGCCTTCGGCGCGCAGGGCATCGGTCTGTGTCGCACGGAGCATATGTTTTTCGGTGAGGGCAAGATCGAGCCCATGCGGGAAATGATCGTTGCTGAAACCGAGGAGGAGCGTCGCGCCGCTCTCGACAAACTCCTGCCTTTGCAGCGGGAGGACTTCGCGGGTCTGTTCCGTGCCATGGGCAAGCTGCCCGTCACCGTGCGCACGTTGGATCCGCCTCTGCACGAGTTCCTTCCCCACGACGAAGCTGGCCAAAAGGAGCTCGCGAAGATCTCCGGCAAGAGCCTCGAGCAGATCAAGAGCCGGGTCGCGGATCTTCACGAGTCGAACCCCATGCTGGGCCACCGTGGCTGCCGCTTGGGTATCTCGTACCCCGAGATCACCGAGATGCAGGCCCGGGCGATCTTCGAGGCCGCCTGTGACGTGGCCGACGAGGGCATCGATGTGGTCCCCGAGATCATGATTCCTCTCGTGGGTACGAAGAAGGAACTCGACCTCCAGACCGACTTGGTTCACGAGATTGCCAAGGAGGTCTTCAAGGCGAGAGGCCGTAAGGTGAAGTACCTGGTGGGAACGATGATTGAGGTCCCCAGGGCAGCCGTGACCGCCGACAAGATCGCCGAAACGGCCCAGTTCTTCTCGTTCGGCACCAACGACCTCACGCAAACCGCGTTCGGCTTGTCTCGTGACGACACGGCGAAGGTGCTGGCCACTTACAAGGACAAGGACATCTACGCGGTGGATCCTTTCGTCTCGGTCGACCGAGAAGGCGTAGGGGCTCTCATGAGGATGGCAGTCGAGCTGGGCAAAAAAACCCGCCCCGACATCAAGCTTGGCATTTGCGGCGAGCAGGGCGGTGATCCATCCTCGGTGGAGTTCTGCCACCAGTTGGGATTGAACTACGTCTCTTGCTCACCTTATCGATTGCCGATCGCACGGCTGGCGGCGGCCCAAGCGGCTCTCAAAGAAGCCAAGCGCTAA
- the recO gene encoding DNA repair protein RecO, with amino-acid sequence MQPLHETDAIVLRAVNFGEADRVVTLFGQGTGKVSALARAARKSRRRFTGLGAVASGRATLRERAGDLWSLETFEVTKPRRELADDLVNAAHAAYACELCERLSAEHQVDPQSFAWLDQMLDLLACGAASAERLRVFELGLLETLGIAPSWDACAACGAAELVRTGARWVEESCLLLCPSCATRGIPLPADLLAALRQLASLPLAEAGSLHLPAELNRGCRRVLHPFIERQAGGPLKSLAFLAKLAQGGRATAAGPAQKEPIGS; translated from the coding sequence GTGCAGCCCCTGCACGAAACGGACGCCATCGTGCTTCGAGCCGTCAATTTCGGCGAAGCTGACCGCGTCGTGACGCTCTTTGGCCAGGGCACGGGCAAGGTATCGGCCCTGGCACGAGCAGCGCGAAAGAGCCGTCGTCGCTTCACGGGCCTGGGGGCCGTGGCCAGCGGCCGTGCGACCCTACGAGAGCGGGCAGGGGACCTTTGGTCTCTCGAGACCTTCGAGGTGACGAAGCCCCGGCGGGAGCTCGCGGACGACCTGGTCAACGCCGCCCATGCCGCGTATGCGTGCGAGTTGTGCGAGCGCCTCTCGGCAGAGCACCAGGTAGACCCCCAATCGTTCGCGTGGCTCGATCAGATGCTCGATCTCCTGGCATGCGGGGCGGCGTCGGCCGAGCGCCTTCGGGTCTTCGAGTTGGGCCTGCTCGAGACCCTGGGGATCGCCCCCTCCTGGGACGCCTGCGCAGCCTGCGGTGCTGCCGAGCTTGTGCGCACGGGGGCGCGTTGGGTGGAGGAGTCGTGCCTGCTCCTTTGCCCGAGCTGTGCCACCCGTGGCATCCCGCTTCCCGCCGACCTGCTCGCCGCCCTGCGCCAGCTGGCCTCTCTCCCTCTCGCAGAGGCGGGCAGCCTGCACTTGCCGGCCGAGTTGAACCGCGGCTGTCGAAGAGTGCTTCATCCGTTCATCGAACGACAGGCGGGGGGGCCGCTGAAATCCCTCGCGTTTCTTGCCAAGCTGGCGCAGGGAGGGCGAGCGACGGCCGCTGGCCCCGCCCAGAAGGAACCCATCGGCTCATGA
- a CDS encoding SPOR domain-containing protein, with amino-acid sequence MRYTASAAMEDRTLRDVERWKDKIEIRLDNRQVFFLFFGSALVACLLFILGVVVGKRLESRGRAASPEIEDPLALLDRIAATPGVSEEGLTFPKTLIQSGTKPKATRGERAQAVPPPVQKPARAEEAQVEGLARAADVTESPALPPKVAPVAEKPAPTPAAPQATRPEPVREAVAKPERQAGAPEEAPARGAEAPKSTKPEPEAKGKFTLQLASFQSREEAEAFMGKFAGESAFLVSSDIPGKGVWFRVRLGNYATSEAAMQAKADFERKHHQIAYVAPR; translated from the coding sequence ATGCGATACACTGCTTCCGCGGCGATGGAGGATCGAACCCTGCGCGACGTCGAGCGCTGGAAGGACAAGATCGAGATTCGCCTCGACAACCGCCAGGTATTCTTCCTGTTCTTCGGAAGTGCGTTAGTGGCCTGCTTGCTCTTCATCTTGGGTGTAGTGGTTGGCAAGCGGCTGGAATCCCGAGGACGGGCGGCTTCGCCCGAGATCGAAGACCCCCTCGCTCTTCTGGATAGAATCGCGGCCACCCCGGGTGTGTCCGAGGAAGGGCTCACCTTTCCCAAAACGTTGATTCAAAGCGGTACAAAGCCGAAGGCCACGCGCGGAGAACGTGCGCAAGCAGTCCCCCCGCCGGTGCAGAAGCCCGCAAGGGCCGAGGAAGCTCAAGTCGAGGGGCTCGCCAGGGCGGCGGACGTGACCGAAAGTCCTGCGTTGCCCCCGAAGGTGGCCCCTGTGGCCGAAAAGCCCGCACCTACGCCAGCGGCCCCGCAGGCTACGCGCCCCGAGCCGGTTCGCGAGGCTGTGGCCAAACCAGAGCGTCAGGCGGGGGCGCCCGAAGAGGCTCCCGCCCGGGGGGCCGAAGCGCCGAAGTCGACGAAACCCGAGCCTGAAGCGAAGGGGAAGTTCACGCTTCAGCTGGCGTCCTTCCAGAGCCGCGAGGAGGCGGAAGCGTTCATGGGCAAATTCGCGGGAGAGTCTGCCTTCCTCGTCAGCTCCGACATTCCAGGCAAAGGCGTCTGGTTCCGCGTGCGGCTCGGGAACTACGCCACGAGCGAAGCTGCGATGCAGGCCAAGGCTGACTTCGAACGCAAGCATCACCAGATCGCCTACGTCGCTCCCCGCTAG
- a CDS encoding glycine--tRNA ligase, whose amino-acid sequence MPAASLDQIVSLAKRRGFVFPSSSVYGGLASTWDYGPLGVELKANVKRAWWKSVVHDRDDMEGLDAAILMNRLVWKYSGHEATFSDPMTDCRACKARPRADHLFEAAKGRIPNGLAEINAAIEAKELACPKCGGKDLTAARPFNLMFRTTVGAAADEDTGLAYLRPETAQGIFVNFGNVLDTMRRKLPFGIAQVGKAFRNEITPGNFTFRTREFEQMEIEYFVRPGEDEAAHKMWIEERQNWYLQLGLSRDRLRARAQGRDELAHYAKGCVDLEYRFPMGWSELEGIANRTDFDLKAHSRTTENPDALGELTYFDLETKQHIVPYVIEPSAGADRATLAFLCDAYEEALVKELPADLVDQLKAGVESFAKSVAKRDKLDSGIRDRLAGAAEEVAKDVSGQFGALCGLTADTEAQNIEVMKKLKGQVTKAAEEYARTVLHLHPRLSPVAVAVFPLKKNEPRLVDMARGLRRELQSTGLRAVYDDTGAIGKLYRRQDEIGTPWCLTVDFQSLEDQTVTLRDRDSMRQERLPVSDLPAVLSGRMR is encoded by the coding sequence ATGCCAGCCGCTTCTCTCGACCAAATCGTCAGCCTCGCCAAGCGCCGCGGGTTCGTGTTCCCCTCGTCCTCCGTCTACGGAGGTCTCGCCAGCACCTGGGATTACGGTCCGCTGGGCGTCGAACTGAAAGCCAATGTCAAGCGCGCCTGGTGGAAGTCCGTCGTTCACGATCGCGATGACATGGAAGGCCTCGACGCGGCCATCTTGATGAACCGGCTCGTGTGGAAGTACTCCGGACACGAGGCGACGTTCTCCGACCCCATGACGGACTGCCGGGCGTGTAAAGCCCGCCCTCGGGCCGACCACCTGTTCGAGGCAGCCAAGGGCCGAATCCCCAATGGCCTGGCCGAGATCAACGCCGCCATCGAGGCCAAGGAGCTTGCTTGCCCCAAGTGTGGGGGCAAGGACCTCACTGCCGCCCGGCCGTTCAACCTTATGTTTCGGACCACCGTGGGCGCTGCCGCCGACGAAGACACGGGACTTGCTTATCTGCGCCCCGAAACGGCCCAGGGCATCTTCGTGAACTTCGGGAACGTTCTGGACACGATGCGCCGCAAGTTGCCCTTCGGCATCGCTCAGGTGGGCAAAGCGTTCCGGAACGAGATCACGCCCGGCAACTTCACCTTCCGAACGCGCGAGTTCGAGCAGATGGAGATCGAGTACTTCGTTCGCCCCGGGGAAGACGAAGCCGCCCACAAGATGTGGATCGAGGAGCGACAGAACTGGTACCTGCAGCTCGGCTTGTCACGGGACCGTTTGCGGGCCCGGGCCCAGGGCCGTGACGAGTTGGCCCACTATGCCAAAGGGTGCGTCGATCTCGAGTACCGTTTCCCTATGGGATGGAGCGAGCTCGAAGGCATCGCGAACCGTACGGATTTCGACCTCAAGGCCCACAGCCGCACGACGGAAAACCCCGACGCTCTCGGGGAGCTCACCTATTTCGATCTCGAGACGAAGCAACACATCGTGCCCTACGTGATCGAGCCCTCGGCCGGCGCAGATCGCGCCACCTTGGCGTTCCTCTGCGATGCCTACGAGGAGGCGCTGGTCAAAGAGCTGCCGGCCGACCTCGTAGACCAACTCAAAGCTGGGGTGGAGAGCTTCGCAAAGTCGGTTGCAAAACGTGACAAACTCGACAGCGGCATCCGGGATCGTCTGGCAGGCGCCGCCGAAGAGGTGGCCAAGGACGTTTCGGGCCAGTTTGGTGCCCTCTGTGGACTGACCGCTGACACCGAGGCACAGAACATCGAGGTCATGAAGAAGCTGAAGGGGCAAGTGACGAAGGCGGCCGAAGAGTACGCCCGTACCGTCCTTCACTTGCATCCCCGGCTCTCACCCGTGGCCGTCGCGGTGTTTCCCCTCAAGAAGAACGAGCCACGGCTCGTCGACATGGCGCGCGGTCTTCGGCGGGAGCTCCAATCGACGGGTCTGCGGGCCGTCTACGACGACACGGGCGCCATCGGTAAGCTTTACCGTCGGCAGGACGAGATCGGAACGCCTTGGTGCCTCACGGTCGATTTTCAGTCGCTCGAAGACCAGACCGTCACCCTGCGCGATCGCGACTCGATGCGCCAGGAGCGTCTGCCGGTCTCTGATTTGCCGGCCGTCCTATCGGGACGCATGCGCTGA
- a CDS encoding VOC family protein — protein sequence MIGIRHVALFTPDLEATLAFWQEVMGYRIEWHPDPDNVYLTCGGDNLALHRRGVEGGRERLDHVGLAVPSPADVDAWAERLRGFGTPLQTEPRTHRDGARSFYFKDPGGALIQVIHHGPLSEEGRVAP from the coding sequence TTGATCGGCATCCGCCACGTGGCGCTCTTCACGCCGGACCTCGAGGCAACCTTGGCCTTCTGGCAAGAGGTGATGGGGTATCGCATCGAGTGGCACCCCGACCCTGACAACGTGTACCTGACCTGCGGCGGGGACAACCTCGCCCTCCACCGTCGCGGGGTGGAAGGCGGGCGCGAACGGCTCGACCACGTGGGCTTGGCCGTCCCGTCTCCCGCAGACGTCGACGCCTGGGCGGAGCGCCTCCGTGGCTTTGGGACGCCCCTTCAGACAGAACCGCGGACCCACAGAGATGGCGCCCGGTCGTTCTACTTCAAGGACCCGGGAGGCGCCTTGATTCAAGTGATCCATCACGGTCCCCTCTCCGAGGAAGGGCGCGTGGCGCCCTGA